The Bdellovibrio sp. ZAP7 DNA segment GTCTGTTGTATTCGCTGGTGTTGTTGCTCAAGCTAACGAAGCTGCTCCAGCTGCTGCTACTACAGCTCCTGCTGCTGCAACTACAACTGAAGCTGCTCCAGCTGCAAAAACTGAAGCTAAAGCTGACAAAAAAGCTGCTAAAAAACACGGCAAAAAAGCTGCTAAAGAAGAAGTAAAAAAAGAAGAAGCTGCTCACTAGTTTGAGTACTTCGAGCTTTTTTGCTCTTAGTTAAAAGGGAACCTTCGGGTTCCCTTTTTTTATGCCCAAAAGGCGCCTGCGAACTCCGAACAAAAAGGTACGGACTTACTTTCTCCCGAAAAATCAGGAATTACATGAAGTAAGCCTGTACCTTTGGGAGAAAGTAAGTCCGTACCTTTTTTTATTCCTGAATTATAGAATCCATAGACAAATGATTGCTACGGCTGTTGGCGCAAGAGCAGCAATGAGCAAGTTCAGTGGCTTAATTCCGCCAGGGAATTTGTGACTCAGGACCGAATATCCCGCAGCGTTTGGTGCGTTGGCAATGATAGTTAATCCCCCACCCGCTAAAGCTCCAGCTACCAACGCGTATTTACTGGAATCAGAAAGGTCAACTTGAGATCCCAAATACGTCAACGCTGCATTGTCTGTGATTGCTGTCAAAAGTGCGGCACCTTTGAATAAAACAGCGTCATTCATTTTGCTCAACAGTGGAGCGAGCCACCATTTCTGGAAAGAACCGAACTGAATGATCCCGCCCAGGAACAAAGAAACCAAAAGACTTTCTTTTAAGCGTAAAGAATCCTGATACCGAATCGTCACTGATGCGACACCTAAGAAGAGAAGGAAAATTCCCAAGAAAGCATTACGGTGGTGACCCGTGATGACGATTCCAGCGAGGAATAAAAGATGAATCAAAATGACTTGCCATGGGATAGAGGCCTGAGATCTTGCGAGGCGCGCTTCCACTTCTTTCAAAGTGATGCAACCCTCTTTAAATTCATTTCTGAAAATCAAAACCAGACCAATAGCATTGATAATCACCGCGATAGCGGCCTTCCATCCAAGGTGAGTTGCAACGAAAGTAAAATCCCAACCCCATTTAGATGCGACCATCAAGATCGGTGGTGCTGCGAAAGGCGTCAAGGCACCGCCGATGGAAACATTCACGAACAAAACTGCGATTAAAGCATAAATCAGCTTATTAGTTTCTTTCTGCAACATCGCATTCAACATAAAAGCTGTCACCGTCATGGCAGCAGGCTCTGTAATAAAACTGCCAGCCAACGGGCCTAAAATCATAACGACCGCAAGGTCCGTGGAAATAGCTGGTGTCTTAAAGATTTTCTGTACACCACTGCTCACCGCCAGAATCCCATGCCTTGCTACGGTCAATACAGGACGAGTGGAACAAACAACCATGATCGCGAAAATAAAAAACGGCTCGGTGAAATCCAATGAATTTTGGTAGGTGAGCGCCGAAGTCCATCCTTCCAAAGCAATATATACTGCCATGAACAGACTGGCCCAAATTGCAAACACGACTTCGATTTCGCCCAAAAGATGTAAAACCCCACGCATCAGGGAGTCTTTTGGAAAATGATGCGACCAGTGCAGGATTTTTCCCACCATGAATGTGTGAATAACCGCAACCGCAAAGAACAAAGTACCAAGGAGCTCAAGTGTCGTATATGTCATGAGTAGATTCTACTCACAGAATATTAAGCGTGTCTAAAAAAACTGCTCACAAGTTGCTGGATTTCATTTTTGAATTCCAACTTTTCCAACCAACGAGCCGGAATGGCTTGCGAGCCATAGAAAGCTCCACACAAAACACCTGCCACGGCTCCGCAGGAATCAGAATCATCCCCGCGATTTACCACAGACACCAAAGCGTCTTCCAGATTGTCGTACTTCAAGAAGGCCCACAGCCCCGCACAAAGTGTGTCGACGCAGAAACCAGATGTGGACAGATTATCCCAAGGAGTCTCAGGAATCGCTTTTAACTTTTGATAAATAAAGGGACTGATTTTTTCCGCTTCTGTTAAGGCAACGCCGAAAATTTCTTGTTTGATTTTTCCCGCCAGTGCCGCTTTCACGGTGGGAATGAAAATCAAATCTGTATCCACACAGTGTTGATGACCATGGGTCATTTTCGTTTGCGTGATCATGATCTCATGAAGACCTTGAGTTTTTTCACTGCCGTAAACTCCCACGGCATCTTCAGT contains these protein-coding regions:
- a CDS encoding ADP-ribosylglycohydrolase family protein, with protein sequence MFYQDRVLGMLWGLHAGDSLGAPWEFLPPQPAWNTKTEIVGGGKFNWAPGEATDDTDLMLGVLRALQNAQEISFDILKSEMLAWFASNPPDIGTTTIKGLQNLKDGKALRECGFVNNEFQGNGSIMRVAPLALLTEDAVGVYGSEKTQGLHEIMITQTKMTHGHQHCVDTDLIFIPTVKAALAGKIKQEIFGVALTEAEKISPFIYQKLKAIPETPWDNLSTSGFCVDTLCAGLWAFLKYDNLEDALVSVVNRGDDSDSCGAVAGVLCGAFYGSQAIPARWLEKLEFKNEIQQLVSSFFRHA
- a CDS encoding putative Na+/H+ antiporter, with the translated sequence MTYTTLELLGTLFFAVAVIHTFMVGKILHWSHHFPKDSLMRGVLHLLGEIEVVFAIWASLFMAVYIALEGWTSALTYQNSLDFTEPFFIFAIMVVCSTRPVLTVARHGILAVSSGVQKIFKTPAISTDLAVVMILGPLAGSFITEPAAMTVTAFMLNAMLQKETNKLIYALIAVLFVNVSIGGALTPFAAPPILMVASKWGWDFTFVATHLGWKAAIAVIINAIGLVLIFRNEFKEGCITLKEVEARLARSQASIPWQVILIHLLFLAGIVITGHHRNAFLGIFLLFLGVASVTIRYQDSLRLKESLLVSLFLGGIIQFGSFQKWWLAPLLSKMNDAVLFKGAALLTAITDNAALTYLGSQVDLSDSSKYALVAGALAGGGLTIIANAPNAAGYSVLSHKFPGGIKPLNLLIAALAPTAVAIICLWIL